A genomic segment from Lutzomyia longipalpis isolate SR_M1_2022 chromosome 3, ASM2433408v1 encodes:
- the LOC129791668 gene encoding L-dopachrome tautomerase yellow-f-like: MHLFGIFCFFLVVFFNTKDTCADIQDMYYWKTPEFENQPLKDDDYIGPYPYYIRSNVDVLGSGYHAQSGLMIVTIGRLREGVPTTLNAFCTSDYPPGTSPHLWAFPDYKSNTLLPSDYSTNVHQGRKLDPEPTSDELRHKNPYNNNYYIKSDLRLISVYHASIDNKCNRLYVIDTGTMRTNDNVRYWIQKPALVVFDLPPDGCTTRKFPIIRRVELPESVWRDPLGFDYASIDHQIKGGCDDIFIYFDNIFDNSIVVYDYVKNDFWMLANHTSFLPVPDESYILDKYQLNYGVMNIALGWPDKKGNRIAYYAPGASTAEYAVTTKTLKGKRKTQSNFGSEFRLIGYHGCKGSIHRQFFDLSCGVMFFAHMASGEIACWNVGNPFNPNYLHTIIKPDPFEVFSDVYVDAEGYLWMHSCSIYIVLGSSDPLDITKVNSRLRKVRVQDAIRGTVCDTYGGLPDEIAWNYLDDQ; this comes from the exons ATGCATCTCTTTGgtattttttgcttctttcttGTGGTGTTCTTTAACACTAAAGACACTTGTGCTGATATTCAGGATATGTACTACTGGAAAACACctgaatttgaaaatcaacccctaaaag aCGACGACTACATCGGGCCTTACCCCTACTATATACGCTCCAATGTGGACGTTCTGGGATCTGGCTACCATGCCCAGAGTGGATTAATGATTGTAACCATTGGACGACTTAGGGAAGGAGTTCCAACAACCCTCAATGCTTTCTGCACTTCAGACTACCCTCCTGGCACGAGTCCACACCTTTGGGCTTTTCCAGACTACAAATCCAACACCCTCCTACCCTCGGACTACAGCACAAATGTTCACCAAGGACGTAAATTGGACCCAGAACCTACATCCGATGAATTGAGACACAAGAATCCCTACAACAACAACTACTACATAAAATCCGATTTACGCTTAATCTCCGTCTACCATGCAAGCATTGACAATAAGTGCAACAGACTCTACGTCATAGACACGGGAACAATGAGAACGAATGACAATGTGAGGTATTGGATTCAGAAGCCAGCTCTTGTTGTCTTCGATCTACCCCCAGATGGATGTACTACACGGAAATTCCCCATAATCCGAAGGGTTGAACTACCCGAGAGTGTCTGGAGGGACCCCCTGGGATTCGACTACGCCTCAATTGATCATCAAATTAAGGGTGGATGCGATGATATATTCATTTACTTCGATAACATCTTCGACAACTCCATCGTGGTGTATGACTATGTGAAGAATGATTTCTGGATGTTGGCCAATCACACGTCATTCCTCCCGGTTCCCGATGAATCCTACATCTTGGACAAGTACCAACTGAACTATGGCGTCATGAATATTGCTCTTGGGTGGCCCGATAAGAAGGGCAACCGTATTGCCTACTACGCCCCTGGTGCGAGCACCGCTGAGTATGCTGTTACGACAAAAACCCTAAAAGGGAAACGCAAAACTCAGTCTAACTTTGGAAGTGAATTCCGGCTGATAGGCTACCATGGGTGCAAGGGAAGTATCCATAGGCAATTCTTCGATCTCAGCTGCGGCGTCATGTTCTTCGCTCACATGGCATCAGGCGAGATAGCGTGCTGGAATGTTGGGAATCCCTTCAATCCCAACTACCTCCACACAATCATAAAGCCAGATCCATTTGAGGTCTTCTCAGACGTCTACGTGGACGCTGAAGGCTACCTCTGGATGCATTCCTGCTCAATTTACATTGTTCTCGGATCTAGTGATCCACTGGATATCACCAAAGTTAATTCAAGACTCCGAAAGGTTAGAGTTCAAGATGCAATCAGGGGTACTGTTTGTGACACCTACGGTGGGCTACCTGATGAGATTGCCTGGAATTATTTGGATGATCAGTAA